The Sphingomonas aliaeris genome segment GCGGTCGGGACTTAGGTGTCGCAGGCAATCGCGGCAAGCTAGGCTGGCGAAATGCCGCCGCGACGCTGCTACTGCACGCCGGCGCCGGACAAGCCCCGCTCGCGCGCCCAGATAACAGCGGCGCTGCGCCTGTTGACGCCGATCTTGGAGTAGATTCTCGCCACATGGTTCCGGATGGTGTTGTTCGACACGGAAAGCCGATCGGCAATCGCCTTGTCCTCCAGACCCTCGCAGATCAGCTCCAGAACCTCTCGTTCGCGTTGCGTCAATTCGGCGACTTGTGGCGGCGGCGCTTTACCGGAGCGTGGATCGCGCAGGTTCGCGAGCTTCTCCATGACCGACCGGCTAAACCAGTTAGTGTCCTTCATCACCGCTTCGATCGCTTCGATCAGCTCCAGCTCAGTATGCCGCCGAGCAGTGATGTCTTGATAGAGCCAGAGGATAGATTTCTCGTCGCGCAGGCTGATCCGTTCGGCGGAGAGCAAGCATTCGATCGCATCGCCTTCCTTGTGCAACAACCGAACGTCGCAGTTACGAACGCCGCCGTGATGCGCGATCTCCTCCTCGACATGCAGGCGCTGCTCGGCGTCATTCCAGAGCTCCAGTTCGTCCGGAGCGCGGCCGATGCTTGATGCGATGGGGTAGCCAGTCATACGCGCGAACGCCTCATTAGCTTCGATGATGCGGTGCCCGTCGAGCGAGGTCAGGACCATCGCGACGGGAGCCATGTTGAAGACCGTAGCGAAATGCTTCTCGCCGGCGCGGAGCGCGGTCTCCGCCTTTCGCCTCGGCTCGAGGTCCGCAAACGTGAACAGCATGCACGGCTCATCAGCGAGTTCGATCGGTTGTCCCGCCACGATCACCAGCTTGCCGTGCCCTTTGGGCAGCGGAAGCTCGGCCTCCATCTGCGGTATGGTCCGCCCGGCGGCAAGCCGCTCCTGGGCAAGCTCGCGCCGCTCTGCATTGTAGAAGATGTCGAACTCGTAGAGGTTCTTTCCAATGACGAGGTCACGGGCGAGCCCGGCAAGCTCGAGGAAGCCCTGGTTGACCTTGACGAAGCGCTGATCGGCTAGCCTCGCGATCATTGCCGGTGCGGGATTGGCTTGGAACATGGCCTCAAAGCGCGCTTCCGCCTCGAAGCGCGCGCTTACGTCCTGAATGACCAGAGCAATGCAGTCGGGTTCGCCGTCAGGATCGCTCAGCGCGACGGATCGCACCTGATGAACCCAGCGGGGCTCGTCCGTCCCGATCGCGGCCACCTCGACGAGGAGGTTATCGAACAGCTCGCCGGCCAGCGCGCGCATGATCGGGTAGTGCCGCGTCTGCAGCCTGCGGTGCCGCTCGTCGCGCAGATGGAAGCGGCGACAGAACTCATCGCTCGTTAGGCCAAGCTCCTCCATCGAGGTCACGCCGTGCATCGCGAGCGCCGCCCTGTTCGCCCAGACGATGGTGCCTGCGGGATCCGTCAGGATAATCCCTCCGCTCAACCCCTCGATCAGCTGCTCGAGGTGGTGCAGCGTGTTACCCGAGATCACATGAGGAAGCGCCGCGATCGCAGCACCTGGTGCGTTCTGGGGCGGGGGCACTTCTGTCCCATCCACTGTCTGCGCCACCATCCCTTCTCCTTCGCGTTGTACAGCCAAGCACAGTCCGGATTCCGAAGAACCTACACTGCACATGGTTCCCCAAAGCACCAGCTTTCAGAGCTGGCGATGCACCCCCCGTTTTGATGCAAATGCACTATGGCCGTTGAAACCAGCGGTATTCCCCAACGGACCCTTCGACCCAAGACGACGTTGAGCACGGCGAGACACTTATCCGGGAAGTGCGATGTCGCCTGCCTATTCACATAAAATGATTGCCAAGGGTAATGACTTCGCAAGAGTCTGGGTGTCGCGATGAGCGATAACATAGATCAGACGCGGACTATCCCGGTCATTGAAGAACAGCCCGTTATTGGGCGGCGTGAAGTTGAAACCGACCACGTCCGGGTGCGCACCGTCGTCGAGGAAAAGCACACCGATGTCGTCGCGCGCCTTTCCCGCGAAGAGCTGCTGGTTGAGCGCCGCAAGGTTGAGCGGGAGGTAGCCACTCCTCCTGCACCCGTCGAGGAAGGGGACACGCTTGTCGTCTCCGTCGTCGAAGAGCGGCTCGTTGTGGAGAAGCGGCTATTCGTAATCGAAGAACTCGTGATCCGGCGCGTCGCTCACACAGAAGACGTGCACATTCCCACCACGCTCAAGACGATGCGCGCCATTGTCGAGCAGGACAGCGTTCAGCCGTAATAACAGGAGAGACTTTGATGGCAGGACCAAACGACCACAAGGATGGAGCGCCGAGGCACATCCACATCGAGAAGGGCAAGAAGTTCAACTGGCTGCCTTGGCTGCTGCTTGGCCTTGGCCTGCTCGCTTTGTTGTTCGCGCTGAGCCGCTGCAACCGCGAAGAGCCGGTTGCGGTCGCGCCAGCTCCCGCGCCGACCGCTGCTCCCACCGAAGTCGTCGCTGCCACGCCGAATGCGGCTCGGTCGAATGCGCTCGTCGGCACGTCTGGTCTTGGCGCCTATCTCGGCGGCACCGAGGCGCTGCCGCGGACCTTCACGTTCGAGAAGCTGAACTTCGACACCGCCAAGAGCGACATCCGTGCCGCCGACGCCGCCGAGATCGACCAGGTCGCCACGACGCTGAAGCAGTACGGCACCGCTAAGATCCGGATCGCAGGCTACGCTGACTCGCGGGGCTCTGATCCGGTTAACATGGCGCTCGGCAAGGCCCGGGCTAACAGCGTCAAAAATGCGCTGGTTGCTAAAGGCATCGATGCCGGTCGCATCGAAACTGTCTCCGGCGGCGAGTCCGATCCGGTGGACACCAATGCGTCCGCAGGTGGCCGCTTCGAAAACCGGCGCACCGAGCTCGTCGTCACGGCGCGCTGAACCAACCACAAACTGAAGGAGTGAAGACCATGTCCAGCACCATTACTGCTCTGTTTGACACGCGGGCGGACGCCGAGCGCGCCAAGGAGCGCCTCAAGAGCGCCCGCGTCGACGCCGATCACGTCCATCTGCACGACAAGTCGAGCACCGGCTACAAGGATAGCGGCTACTCGACGCACCAAGACCGGGGTTTCTGGGACTCGATCAAGAACGCGTTCGTCCCCGACGAGGACCGCCACACCTACGAGGAAGGCGTCCGCCGCGGCGGCGTGCTGCTCACCGCCGACGTCGATGACGACTGCGTCGACGAGGCCGTGAAGGTGCTCGAGGAAGCCAACACAGTCGATATCGACGACCGTTCCAACCAGTGGAAGGCCAAGGGCTGGGATTATGCCGGTGGGACCGGCGCCGGTGCCGGGCTGGGTGCGCTGAGCGAGACGGATCGCACCGACCGCGATGTGGGTAATCGCGAGGAGGTGATCCCGGTCGTCGAGGAACAGCTCGTCGTCGGCAAGCGCGACGTCAGCCGTGGCGGCGTCCGCGTCCGCTCCTATGTAACGGAGACGCCCGTCCATGAGCAGATCCGGCTGCGCAACGAGCAGATCAACGTCGAGCGCCGCACCGTCGACCAGCCGCTGTCGGCAGCCGATGCCGACGCGTTCCGCGAGCGGACGATCGACATGACGGCGACGGGCGAAGAGGCCGTCGTCGGCAAGACCGCCCGCGTGGTCGAAGAGGTCGTCGTCTCGAAGACGGCCGAGACCCACGTCGAGGACGTCGAGGACACGGTCCGCAAGACCGATGTCGAGATCGATCGAGATACCGATGTCGAGACGAGCACGGGCTCGACCTTCGGTTCCACCGACAAGCGTATCTAAGTCGGTGGTGGCCTGCGCGGGTTTGCCCGCGCAGGCCTACGGTCTTTTTGAATGAACGGGGAGCTGGCGATGCAGCCGAACTATGTAACCGCGGACGGCATGATCGCCAGTACGCGCAACCTCGGCGATACCGCCATGCTCTATGCTCAGGAATGGGGTCCGCGTATCCTCGCGGCCGCCGTCATCCTGCTTATCGGCTATCTGGTGGCTAAGGCCGCCAAGTGGGGCGTCGCTGCGCTCGTCAACAAGACGCCGCTGGCCCGTCATGCCCATCGCCACTCTGGCGTACCCGAGGCAGCCGGGCGTCACCCCAAAAGCGTCGGCGCTCAGGTCGGTGACGCCGCTTTCTGGATCGTCATCCTGATCGCCCTCGTCCTTGCAGCGCAGCCGCTCGGGCTCGCTGCCGCCACCAGCCCGATCGGGCGCATGCTCAACGGGTTCGGCGCCGCCATCCCGAACATCATCGGCGCGGTGCTCATCTTCTTCGTCGGCTATATCGTCGCCAGCGTCGCCAAGAAGGCGATCGAAGCGGTACTGACCGCCGCACGCACCGAGCAGATCGCCGAACGCGCCGGTATGCCGAAGGCCGATCCGACCACCCTGCCCCGCATGTTCGGCGGGATCGTCTTCGCGCTCATCATCATCCCGGTCGCGATCGCAGCGCTCGATCAACTGAACATCCGCGCGATCTCCGATCCGGCGACGGCGATGCTCCGGATCATTCTCGACAGCATCCCGCACGTCATCGCCGCTGCCATCATCCTGGCGCTGGCCTATGTGATCGGGCGGTTCGCCTCGCAGCTTCTCGCGCAGTTCCTCAGCAGCACCGGGTTCGACCGGACAATCGCGGCGCTCGGCATCTTCCCGTCGGCAAGCGCAGGCACAACTACTGCCGCCGGCGTGCCGCCGACTTCTGCCGGTGCGTCGGCCACGCCCGCGCTGGTGCCGTCCAAGCTGCTCGGCAATGCCGTGTTCGTCGCCATCATCATCTTCGGTCTGATGGAGGCGTTCCGTCAGCTGAACTTCGCCTACGGCTCGCAGATGATGGCCGAGATCCTTACTCTGCTCGGGTCGGTGATCTTCGGTGCTGTCATCATCGCTGCTGCCGTCGCGATCTCCAAGCTCGTCGCGACTGTGGTGCGGGCGAGCGGCGGAGCAAATGCGGAGTTGACCGCCAAAATTGTCCAGATCGCCATCATCGTACTCGGGACCGCGATCGGCCTGCGCTTCATGGGGTTGGCCGATGACATCATCAACCTGGCGTTCGGTCTGATCCTAGGCGCCATCGCCGTCGCCTTCGCCCTGGCCTTCGGGCTGGGCGGCCGGGATGCGGCTGCCAGGATGGTGCAGAAGCTCGCCGGGTCCAGCGGTGGAGAGTCCATCCCTCCGGCAATGAGCACCACGCTGCGCCCCGGCACCGGCACGCCGCCCAACCAGGGTCCGCAGTCATGAGGCATCGGCTGCACCTCGCGGCGGCCGGGTTCGCGCTGGCTCTTGTCGCCGGCTGCGATGGTCCGCGCGAGAATGCCGGTGAAAAGGCGGATGCCGCCGCCAATGCAAGCGGGGGAGCGCTCGGCGATGGTCCGCAAGAGCGTATCGGCGAGGCTCAGGATCGCACTGCGCGCGATCAAAGCCGCGCGATCGAGGCGCAGGCGGATGCTACGGAGGATCGCGCCGACGAGGTCCGCGCAGCGGCCGATCAGCGCGCCGACGCGCTGGAACAGCAAGCCGCCGCTATTCGCAAGGACGCGAAGCAGACCGGAAAGGCGCTCGACCGGCAGGCCGATGCGATCCGCGGCAAGTGATCGCGGTACGCAGCATGGTCCTATCCCGGGCAGCACTGGTCGGGAGCGCGCTGACGCCACTTGCCGGCTGCGCGACGCCCTCGACCCAGATCGCGACCGCGCTCACCCGCTATGGCCTCGACGCGCAGCGTGCCGGATGCGTAGGCTTGGACCTGTCGTCCCATCTGTCGGTTGGCCAGCTCCAGCAGCTCGGCCGTGCCGCCAAGGCGTATCGCGCCAACGACAATGATCCGGCGCATCTGAGTGCCAGCGATCTGATGCGGGTGGCTACCGAATTGAAGGATCCGACCATCCCACTGGCCGTTGCCGGCGCCAGTGTTCGGTGCGGCGTTGTCGCGGGCAGTTTGAAGCTGGCGCCTCCTCAGACCTGTCCAGACCAACAAACTCGAAGGAGAGTATGATGAACGATCCGATGCCACCGAGCCAACCTTCCGCCAGCCCGCCTTTCGGGGGGCAGCTTGGAACTCAGCCGCCAGCCGGCGCGCCTGCGGCCGGTGGTTCCACGTCCTCCGCCGCCAGCGGCGCCGCCGAGCAGGCGAAGGAGGTTGCCGGCCAAGCTGCGGACAAGGCCTCCTCGCTGGTCGGCCAGGTCAAGGACAAGGCGGTGAGCGCGGTGGAAGGGCAGAAGGCCGGCTTGGCCGACCAGCTTGATAGTCTCGCCGAGAGCGTCCATCGCTCTGGTGAGCAACTCCACGGGAAACAGGACTGGATCGCCGGCGCGGTCGAGCGCGGCGCTACCGAGCTCTCGACGCTGGCTAGTTCGCTGCGCGAGAATGACGTCCAGGCGCTGTTCGGCCAGGTGCAGAGCTTCGCCCGCCGACAGCCGGCGGTGTTCATTGGGGCGATGTTCGCGGCGGGCTTCGGTCTGGCGCGCTTCGGCAAGATCGTCGCCGCCGATGTGTCTCGCGACGACCTCCCCACTTTGCCGGAGATGGGCCATGAGCAACGCTGACCCTCGCGCGCCTCACACGCTCGGCGAAATTGCCGGCGGTCTCGCCGGGGACGTCCAGGACCTCGTCAAAGGGGAGCTGGCACTCGCCCGCGCCGAGTTCGACGAGAAGCTGCACGGGCTGCTGGGTGGGGGCATCTCGCTCGTGGGCGGCGCTCTCGTAGCGTTCGCTGGCCTGGTCGTACTGCTCGAGGGCGGTGCGGCCATCCTCGCGATGTGGATCCCCGATTGGGCGGCGCTGCTGATCGTCGGTGCCGTGATCATCCTAGTCGGCGGGCTCATCGCCCGCGGCGGCCTTGCCAAGCTGTCGCTGAAGAACATCACCCCGGATCGGACGACGGCGAGCCTCAGCAAGGACGCCCGCATTCTCAAGGAGCATTTGTAATGTCGGAAACGACGGAGACCGACCAGATCGAGCGCGATCTGGCGAGAACACGAGCGCGCATGGATAATCGGCTCGACGAGCTGCAGGACCGGCTGTCGCCGGGCCAGCTGGTCAATGACGCGTTCGCCTACTTCAAAGGTGGCGACGGAGCGGATTTCACCCAGGAGGTCGTGTCGAAGCTGAAGGCCAATCCGCTGCCGGCGCTTCTCACCGGCGTCGGGCTTGCCTGGCTCATGGCGTCGAGCGGCCGCCAATCAGCGGCCTCGAGCAGGAGCTCTTACCAACCGGACCTAACCAGCCGATTGCGGGACGCGGAGGCTCAGACGGTGCGGTTGCCCGATGAGCATGTCGACGTGCACGCTGCCCGACTTGATGACGCCCGTGGCCACGTGCTCGGGATCACCCGGAACAGCTCCGATACCGACACCAGCTACAGCGAGAGGATCAAGGACGCGGTCGCGTCGGCGACGCAGCGCGTTCGCGAGACTGCGCACGACCTCTCGACCGGCACCTCGCACGTTGCGGGCAGCATCGGCGAGCGCGCCCGGCATCACGCATACGCCACTCAGGAAGGGATGACATCCATAGCACGATCGACGCGCGACACGCTGGTTTCGGCGACCAGCAACCCCTTCGCGCTTGGCGCGGTCGCCGCCCTGGTTGGGATCGTTGCCGGCTCGCTGATCCCGACGACCGAGGAAGAAGAGCGTGCGCTCGGCGCGACCGCGGAAAAGCTGCGTTCGGCTGGCCGCGAGCTCGCACAGGATGTCGTCGATCGCGGTACGCGGGTTGCTTCGGAGTCGCTCGGTGCCGTGAAGGACAGTGCCGAAGCCCACGGCCTCACTGGCGATAAGCCCGTCGGCGAGATGGTGGCGGACCTGAAAAGCGGCGCTTTGGCCGGTGCCGTCAAGCAGGTTGCGGGCGAAGCGGTCAGCGCCGGGAAGGACAGCGTCCAGACCCACTTCGCAAGTAGCGGCAACGAAGCAGGTGGTGGTCACCAAAGGAGCAATGACGAGCAGACGTTGCGTTGAATCACAGGCGCGGCCGGCGGCACGCGCCGGCCGACGCGATCAGCATAGCGAGCCGTTCACGCTAAATCGGAGTAAGTGGCGGGGAGTACAGAATGTAGCTTCTCAGATGATGGATGGGAATCACCGTAGGATCAAATTAAGGGGGCGGTAGCTCGTCGTCGCTGATGCGAGGCCACCAACTGATCTGGTTATCGACGACGCCCTGCCGATCAGCGATCTTCATGAACGACTTTTGAGAAAGCTTTGCAATCTGCTGAGCCAAAAAGGCGTAGCCGGGGTCCGAGATATGGTCGGCAGCGAGTTGCATCGCACCGACTTCTTGGGAGAGCGCATGAAGGTCGATATCCAATGCGCAGCTCGCATCATGGACATCGAAGACTCTTTTTTGTCGCTATTCACCCTACGCGCTCCGGACCGAGCGGGCGTCGAGCTTGAAGCGCAAGTCACTGGCTACGAACACCTCACGGGATAGCCGAAGCGGGTATGACGCTATCACGGTCGCGCTGCCAGCAGCCGGTTGAGGACCTTCGCCACGCGGTCGACCGAATAGGGTTTCTGAAGCAGCTCAAAGCCATGCGAGCCCTCCTCGGCTATGACCTGGCTATAGCCGCTCGCGAGGACGACCGGGAGAGCGGGATGGTCGCGGCGCAGCCGCTGCGCCAACTCGACTCCATTCATGCCGGGCATCACCACGTCCGAAAACACCACGTCGAATTTTTCGGGGTGCTGGTTGATCAGGTCGAGCGCCGCCTGCGCATTGGCGGCCCACGTCGTTCCAAACCCGAGATCGTGCAGCATCTGGGTCGCGAACTCGCCGACCTGCACATTGTCCTCGACAACCAGAATGCAGCCATGGCCCCTCAGGCTCACGCCTTCCTCGGCGGTTATTGGTTTGTCGGCCAACATCTCGTCATGCGCACGAGGCAGATACAGCGTGAACCGGGCCCCTTGGCCCGGATCGCTCGCGGTCACGATATCACCGCCTGTCTGCTTGGCGAAGCCGATCACCTGGCTGAGGCCGAGGCCGGTGCCCTTGCCGACATCCTTGGTCGTGAAAAAGGGTTCGTAGATGCGGTCGATCAGATCATCGCTGATACCCGTGCCGGTGTCGCTGACCTCGATCGCAACGAACGTGCCTAGCGTCGCTTCATGGCCTCGCCGCGCCGGGATCTGATCGACATTGCGCGCGACAAAGCGGAGCACCCCGCCTTCAGGCATGGCGTCGCGCGCATTGACCGTCAGGTTGAGCATGGCGGTGTCGAACTGCGCGGGATCGGCAAGGACCGGCCAAACGTCGGGTGCGACGTCACGCTCGATGGTGATCTGCGAACCGACAGTCGAGCGCAGCATATCGTCGATCGACGCTAGACGTGCTTTCGGTTCGAACACCTGCGGCTTGAGCGGCTGCCGGCGCGCGAACGCGAGCAATTGGCCGGTGAGAGATGCTGCGCGATCGACCGTTTCGGAGATCGCCTTGATGTAGCGCTTGCGCTTTTCCTCAGTCACATCGTCGCGCTGCAACAGATCAGTGCTGCCGCGAATGATGGTCAGCAGATTGTTGAAATCATGCGCCACCCCGCCGGTAAGTTGACCGACCGCCTCCATCTTCTGCGCCTGGCGCAAGGTTTCTTCGGTGTGGTGGCGCTCGGCAATTTCCCGTCGAAGCTGGTCGTTTGCGGCTTGAAGGGCTGCAGTCCGCTCGTCGACCGCATGTTCGAGCTTGAGTGCGAGTTGGCTCAACGCTTCCTCGGTACGCTTGCGGTCGGTGACCTCAAGCGTCACGCCGGTCATCGTCATTGATGTCCCATCGATTGCGCATTGCACGGTTCCGCGTAAATGAATCCAGTGTTCGCTGCCATCGGGCCAGCGGATCGGATAGTCAGCATCATAGGTGTCGCCACTTTCCAACGCGTGCTCGATCCCGGCGCTGACCTCGTCGCGATGGTCCGAATGAACAGCATCCAGGAGTGCGTGGAAGGAAAACGCATCGTCGGCACCACGCCCGAAATTGGCCTTGCACGCATCGTCGCAGCTCAGGAGCAAGGTTGCCGCGTCGAGTTGCCAGGTGCCGAGCCTTCCCGCGTCCAACGCGGTCGCCAGTTGCCGCTGGCTGTCGCGCAGGCGCTGTTCGGCTTCGTGCTGGGGGGTGCGATCCCGCAGGATCTTGATATAGCCGATATGTTGGTCGCTATCCTCGGCCTCGAAGCGCATCATCAAACCGGACGCCCAAATACGGCCGCCATCTTTGCGCTGGTGCCAGCGCTCGTCTTCCGCACGGCCATCACGTGCTGCGCCAATCATCTCGGCATCGCACACCCCGTTCACCTTGTCGTCGTCGGTGAAGAAGATGCAGGCGTTCTTGCCGATGATTTCAGCCTCGCTCCATCCGAGCAGATGCTCGGCGCCTGGGTTCCAGCTGGTGATATTGCCGTCCAGATCGATCGAGATGATGGCAAAGTCGGTCGCACTGTCGAGAACCAGGCGCGCGATTCTGTCGCTATGCGGCCGGGGATGCGGCGCAGTCGGTTCGGTATAATTCATATGGATATGCCTACGGGAAACGCGGAAATCTGGTAACAATTGTCAGGTGCTCAACGCGCTCGACCGGTTTTGGCTCACCTTTAAAGTTGATTTGCGACTTGTGGCGGCCCCCGCCGCCTCGCATTACGCGACGATGCACATGAGCCTTCGATATCGGTCTCTTCTACCCCTCATTATCGGGTTCGCGTTGCTTGCGCTGACCGGCCTCGGCAGCTTGTGGCTCGCGGATCGGCAGGAGCGCTCGTTCGAGGCCGTCCGCCACACGCTGGAGGTGCAAAAGCGCCTCGGCATGATCCTTTCTCGCTTTCAGGATGCCGAGACGGGGCAGCGCGGGTATTTGCTTACCGGCCAGATCGCTTATCTCGAACCCTATGAGGCTGCGCTGGCCGGGCTGGGCAAAGAGTTCATTGCGCTCGACGCCGCGATCGCCGACAACCCCGAACAACTGGCGCGAGCCAAAACCCTGAACGCGGTTTCCAACCAGCGACAGGATATCTTGCGCGCCACGATCGAACGCTACCGGCTCGGTGATGCGCGCGGTGCGATTGCGATCGTGCGCGAGGGCAGCGGGAAGCGCATGATGGACCGGCTTCGATCTGTCGTGGCGGCGATGGACCGCAAGGAGCAAAGGCTCCTTGCCGCGCGGGGTGCAGCAGCCGACCGTCAAGCGCGCCTCGTAAAGCTCGCGCTTCTGGCGAGCGGCATCGCCATCGTGCTGCTTGCGCTTCTGGCAATCCGTGATGCCCGCAAGCGCCTGCATGAAGCCATCGTGGCACGCGATGAACTCGGTATCGCCAACGAACGGCTGAAGAGCGAAGTCGCGGAGCGCACCTCGGCTGAGGGACAGGTCCGCCAGATGCAGAAGATGGAAAGCATCGGCCAGCTCACCGGCGGCATCGCGCACGACTTCAACAACATGCTCGCGATCGTGATCGGCTCGCTCGACATGGCGCAGCGCCGGTTCGACGAAGCACCCGCCAAGGCCAAGGCCTATATCGACAACGCCATAGATGGCGCTCGGCGTGCCGCCCAACTGACCGCGCGGCTGCTAGCCTTCTCGCGTCAGCAACCCCTCGAACCGCGTGCGATCGACACCAACAAGTTGGTCGGCGGAATGTCGGAACTGCTGCGACGCACCATCGGCGAGCATATCGCGATCGAAACGGTGCTGGCGGGGGGACTATGGCCTGCCTTTATCGACGCAGGACAGCTCGAAAACGCCGTTCTGAACCTGTGCGTCAATGCCCGCGACGCCATGCCCGATGGCGGCAAGCTGACGCTGGAAACCAACAACACGCATCTCGATGAACGCTATGCCGCCGAGCATGACGAGGTCACCGCAGGTCAATACGTGGTGCTCTGCATCACCGACACCGGCACGG includes the following:
- a CDS encoding helix-turn-helix transcriptional regulator encodes the protein MVAQTVDGTEVPPPQNAPGAAIAALPHVISGNTLHHLEQLIEGLSGGIILTDPAGTIVWANRAALAMHGVTSMEELGLTSDEFCRRFHLRDERHRRLQTRHYPIMRALAGELFDNLLVEVAAIGTDEPRWVHQVRSVALSDPDGEPDCIALVIQDVSARFEAEARFEAMFQANPAPAMIARLADQRFVKVNQGFLELAGLARDLVIGKNLYEFDIFYNAERRELAQERLAAGRTIPQMEAELPLPKGHGKLVIVAGQPIELADEPCMLFTFADLEPRRKAETALRAGEKHFATVFNMAPVAMVLTSLDGHRIIEANEAFARMTGYPIASSIGRAPDELELWNDAEQRLHVEEEIAHHGGVRNCDVRLLHKEGDAIECLLSAERISLRDEKSILWLYQDITARRHTELELIEAIEAVMKDTNWFSRSVMEKLANLRDPRSGKAPPPQVAELTQREREVLELICEGLEDKAIADRLSVSNNTIRNHVARIYSKIGVNRRSAAVIWARERGLSGAGVQ
- a CDS encoding YsnF/AvaK domain-containing protein, encoding MSDNIDQTRTIPVIEEQPVIGRREVETDHVRVRTVVEEKHTDVVARLSREELLVERRKVEREVATPPAPVEEGDTLVVSVVEERLVVEKRLFVIEELVIRRVAHTEDVHIPTTLKTMRAIVEQDSVQP
- a CDS encoding OmpA family protein yields the protein MAGPNDHKDGAPRHIHIEKGKKFNWLPWLLLGLGLLALLFALSRCNREEPVAVAPAPAPTAAPTEVVAATPNAARSNALVGTSGLGAYLGGTEALPRTFTFEKLNFDTAKSDIRAADAAEIDQVATTLKQYGTAKIRIAGYADSRGSDPVNMALGKARANSVKNALVAKGIDAGRIETVSGGESDPVDTNASAGGRFENRRTELVVTAR
- a CDS encoding YsnF/AvaK domain-containing protein — its product is MSSTITALFDTRADAERAKERLKSARVDADHVHLHDKSSTGYKDSGYSTHQDRGFWDSIKNAFVPDEDRHTYEEGVRRGGVLLTADVDDDCVDEAVKVLEEANTVDIDDRSNQWKAKGWDYAGGTGAGAGLGALSETDRTDRDVGNREEVIPVVEEQLVVGKRDVSRGGVRVRSYVTETPVHEQIRLRNEQINVERRTVDQPLSAADADAFRERTIDMTATGEEAVVGKTARVVEEVVVSKTAETHVEDVEDTVRKTDVEIDRDTDVETSTGSTFGSTDKRI
- a CDS encoding mechanosensitive ion channel — encoded protein: MQPNYVTADGMIASTRNLGDTAMLYAQEWGPRILAAAVILLIGYLVAKAAKWGVAALVNKTPLARHAHRHSGVPEAAGRHPKSVGAQVGDAAFWIVILIALVLAAQPLGLAAATSPIGRMLNGFGAAIPNIIGAVLIFFVGYIVASVAKKAIEAVLTAARTEQIAERAGMPKADPTTLPRMFGGIVFALIIIPVAIAALDQLNIRAISDPATAMLRIILDSIPHVIAAAIILALAYVIGRFASQLLAQFLSSTGFDRTIAALGIFPSASAGTTTAAGVPPTSAGASATPALVPSKLLGNAVFVAIIIFGLMEAFRQLNFAYGSQMMAEILTLLGSVIFGAVIIAAAVAISKLVATVVRASGGANAELTAKIVQIAIIVLGTAIGLRFMGLADDIINLAFGLILGAIAVAFALAFGLGGRDAAARMVQKLAGSSGGESIPPAMSTTLRPGTGTPPNQGPQS
- a CDS encoding phage holin family protein yields the protein MSNADPRAPHTLGEIAGGLAGDVQDLVKGELALARAEFDEKLHGLLGGGISLVGGALVAFAGLVVLLEGGAAILAMWIPDWAALLIVGAVIILVGGLIARGGLAKLSLKNITPDRTTASLSKDARILKEHL
- a CDS encoding DUF3618 domain-containing protein codes for the protein MSETTETDQIERDLARTRARMDNRLDELQDRLSPGQLVNDAFAYFKGGDGADFTQEVVSKLKANPLPALLTGVGLAWLMASSGRQSAASSRSSYQPDLTSRLRDAEAQTVRLPDEHVDVHAARLDDARGHVLGITRNSSDTDTSYSERIKDAVASATQRVRETAHDLSTGTSHVAGSIGERARHHAYATQEGMTSIARSTRDTLVSATSNPFALGAVAALVGIVAGSLIPTTEEEERALGATAEKLRSAGRELAQDVVDRGTRVASESLGAVKDSAEAHGLTGDKPVGEMVADLKSGALAGAVKQVAGEAVSAGKDSVQTHFASSGNEAGGGHQRSNDEQTLR
- a CDS encoding PAS domain S-box protein, translated to MNYTEPTAPHPRPHSDRIARLVLDSATDFAIISIDLDGNITSWNPGAEHLLGWSEAEIIGKNACIFFTDDDKVNGVCDAEMIGAARDGRAEDERWHQRKDGGRIWASGLMMRFEAEDSDQHIGYIKILRDRTPQHEAEQRLRDSQRQLATALDAGRLGTWQLDAATLLLSCDDACKANFGRGADDAFSFHALLDAVHSDHRDEVSAGIEHALESGDTYDADYPIRWPDGSEHWIHLRGTVQCAIDGTSMTMTGVTLEVTDRKRTEEALSQLALKLEHAVDERTAALQAANDQLRREIAERHHTEETLRQAQKMEAVGQLTGGVAHDFNNLLTIIRGSTDLLQRDDVTEEKRKRYIKAISETVDRAASLTGQLLAFARRQPLKPQVFEPKARLASIDDMLRSTVGSQITIERDVAPDVWPVLADPAQFDTAMLNLTVNARDAMPEGGVLRFVARNVDQIPARRGHEATLGTFVAIEVSDTGTGISDDLIDRIYEPFFTTKDVGKGTGLGLSQVIGFAKQTGGDIVTASDPGQGARFTLYLPRAHDEMLADKPITAEEGVSLRGHGCILVVEDNVQVGEFATQMLHDLGFGTTWAANAQAALDLINQHPEKFDVVFSDVVMPGMNGVELAQRLRRDHPALPVVLASGYSQVIAEEGSHGFELLQKPYSVDRVAKVLNRLLAARP
- a CDS encoding CHASE3 domain-containing protein encodes the protein MSLRYRSLLPLIIGFALLALTGLGSLWLADRQERSFEAVRHTLEVQKRLGMILSRFQDAETGQRGYLLTGQIAYLEPYEAALAGLGKEFIALDAAIADNPEQLARAKTLNAVSNQRQDILRATIERYRLGDARGAIAIVREGSGKRMMDRLRSVVAAMDRKEQRLLAARGAAADRQARLVKLALLASGIAIVLLALLAIRDARKRLHEAIVARDELGIANERLKSEVAERTSAEGQVRQMQKMESIGQLTGGIAHDFNNMLAIVIGSLDMAQRRFDEAPAKAKAYIDNAIDGARRAAQLTARLLAFSRQQPLEPRAIDTNKLVGGMSELLRRTIGEHIAIETVLAGGLWPAFIDAGQLENAVLNLCVNARDAMPDGGKLTLETNNTHLDERYAAEHDEVTAGQYVVLCITDTGTGMPPHVIERAFDPFYTTKGVGKGTGLGLSQVFGFVKQSGGHIKIYSEPDQGTTVKLYMPRHFGAASTLSDARAGTVEIPRARDGEIVLVVEDEERVRHMSVDALRSLGYTVVQASDGMQALAVLAIQPRVDLLFSDIVMPGMNGRELADTAREQRSTLKVLFTTGYTRNAVVHNGVLDPGVAFISKPFGIDQLAVKVRQVLDGEGDNRRD